AGCATAGCGAGACCGCCTTTCATTACGTTTACGCCTACCACGACAGGTAGGCAATTGGTCAGTTGTCTCGGGGAACCGAGCCGGAAAGGGTCAGGAGGATGGACCGGAGTGTGGTTagaatggaaaagagtTGAATTTAAAgtggatggagaagggaacAAGGGAGAGATTGGTGTCATGGTCGAGCTGAGAGATCCGGGAGCAGCAGAAATGACAGAagaggtgatgaagaagggtatGGGAGGTGTATGGGAAAGAGCAGCCAAATGGGAATGGAAAAGTCTAAAGTTGTTCAAGCCAGAGTGAGGATCAAGAGGGATAAGGAGGCATATTATCGTTATAGTCATGCATATTCTACATTTACTTCTTCTAGGCAAGAGTCTCAATGACGCCCTTCAATGCTTGCTCTCCCAGAATCTCGaatcccttttcctttgtgACTTGCGCAAGTTGAACATTGCTCTCGTCGAGCTTCTCCTCCATGACCTGCTTGAGCACCTTCAACGCCAAAGATTGCGCTTCGGCGAGGGTCATTTGCTTGTGATAAGCATCTTGGAGACCTTGTTGGGCGGCTTCGGAACCGGAGCCGATAGCCTTGGCTTCATAGCGGACAAATGTACCGGAGGGGTCGGTGTGGTAGCTAAGGGAAGGGGGTCAGTATGCTGCCAGCAGGGATATTTGGGGCAGACCAACAGTTGAGGACCCTTCTCATCTATACCGGCAATAAGAAGCGCAACACCAAACGGTCGAGACTATGGAAAGTTAAAAAGTCTGGTTCAGAATATGGAAAGAATAGTGCTTACCATCAACgcatcatcgtcctccaCACTTTCACCAAACCTCAGCGCCAAATCGCAAACCGCCTGGGTACAGCTCTCCACACCAATGGGCTCGTCGTAGGTGAACGCGTGCATCTGGCTTGTGACTCGAGCGTGCTCAACCATTGTTCGGGCGTCGGCTGTGAGACCTGACATGGCACAACCGATGTGAGAGTCGATTTCCATGATTTTTtcgatggaggaggattcGAGGAGGGGAGAGGGGACACGTTTCTCAACGGCGAGCACGGTGCCGTGGGGAGTGGTGATACCAACTGTTGTGGAACCAAGCTAAGATTATGGATTAGAAATGAATGTTGGAAAGACTCGAGGCATATTTACCTTGATCGCTTCCATAGCATACTCGACTAATAGTTGAGTCAGCATTCTCTGCTAGTTGTCCCACGCCGTTTATAGCGCACCTTGGAATAATCGACCCTGCATGAAGCGTCAGTGACGGAAAGATGACGAACTGTGGACGAACTCACTTctggggagaaggtgtTGACACCCCGGTCGTACTCTGATCTGGGAGCCGTTAGCTGTGTCTGGTCAGCGTGTGTGCTTACCTTGTCATAAACATCTTGGGCTGTGATAGAGAAAAGTGAGCGTATATAGAGTCTGTTGCATAAAGAGGCTTCGTTGGACATGACAGACGCTGTCGCGTTGACCCAGAAAGAAATCTTACGTAAAATGCAGGTGTCCGGATCGGTCTATTTATTTGttgatcatcatcattcatgtTCTTTGTTTGGCGCCGGCCGCCGCATCAGTCACTTCCATCTCACCCTATAattctccctctccccgTACTCCCGCCATACAGATGCGGCCGCCGACTGTCTCGCATTCTGACATCCTGCATACAGCCGGCACCACCAAACACAAGCAAAGGAATCCCGACAACAGCAACGACTCGGGCTCGGACGCTTCAATCCAAGCACTCGAACACCCACCGGTTGTACGCGGGAGAAAGGATGCTCCTATAATCATAGACGACTCGGACAGCGAACAAGATGCCCGTCGGCCAGCGAAGAGAGTGAGACGGGAAGACGCCCATCCAACGATCCCTCGTCCGTCTGCGAGACAAGCACCGCCGCCGCATCGCAACGTCTCTTCGCACGCTCAGGCGCACAGAGTGCACGGATCTCCTTCAACTGCTGGTCCATCGGAAGTTTTTTCAGCTGAACGACCTGCACAGCCCGTCGCTGGTCCGCCTAAAAGGCGTTTAGCTGACCAACCTGAACAACCTGTCGCTGGTCCATCCCGGTTGTATGCATCAACAACAGTTTTGAGCCCACCTTCAATTCGCAGAACGAAGAGCCACGACGGAAAGGTCCACGAGAGCCCTGCTAAAACTCCCCGCGACAAACGGGCTAAACGGGCTGGTTCCCGTGCTCCAGTGCTATCTGAGACTGTACCGTCCGCACACACCCCTAGGTCGTTTTCCGGCCCCAGCCAGTATGCTGCACCGGCTAGTTCCCCTGCGCCTCATGGGCTACCTCCCGTAGAGTATTtagacgacgaagaagaattgcTCGCTCCACCGAATCATACTCCTGCCCCCACTTCATTTCCTGCTGCTCCGGTTGTGTTACCACCATTAGACCCAGCACATTCCGATGTCATCCTTCGCAATGTGCTCGAAATCCTCCCAGACCTCGAGCCGGAATGGGCTTCAGCGGAGATTGCCAAATACCACGCTTCAGGCCATACCGACAGGCTTGCAGAGGCCATCGTTGATCGTGCGCTAGAGCTAAAGGGAGGATATCCGAAAATGATtgaaaaggcaaaagagaaaaaaaaggaagaaaaaccGGACGATGGCTACAAGTTGAATACATATAGGCATGCTCAACGGAGCGGACCGCAGTACTATGCTTTGGCTACCCAATACCTTGAAGCCGAATTTTCTCTAATACCCACTACATAGTAAGTCATTAGATCCACGTTTGCAGGGACCGACTTTGACCGTGCAGAAAAAGTATCCGTTCGACATTTGTCAAAACTTGTGGGAGTCTTTTCACTCCAGCGTATTATCGCCTACTTGCAGACAGCCAATCAAACCCTAAACCCTATATTGAGCTTCAAAAACCTCGAAAATCAAAAGGAATTTCCCTAATGTCGGGTGTCCGTCTCGCgggtgatggaggagaaatgGAATTTGAGAGAGAACTGGCATGGCTGGAGGAAAGACTCGGTGAGCATTTCCTTCCAGGATCAAAGGGACCGTCTGACGACGTCTATAGCCAAGGAAAACgcagaaaaggaggaagcaGACAGAAAGCAAAAGATCATTGATGAGGCTGTCGCCAATGGGCATGGGATAGAGTGCGGATGTTGTTTCGGCGATGAGATCTTGGTGCGTATCAAAGTAAGCCGCACCACGCATCACACGTCTAATCTGACTTTAGGAAAACATGTTCCAATGCGCAGAAGGtcatctcttctgcaaAGAGTGCACCATGAGGAATGCGGAGACGAAACTCGGCGAGCAACAAATCGTAAGATACATCTACCCTATCCATTCCATTCCACTGGTCCAGGGCTAACGTCTCATGCTACGCAGACCATCACCTGCATGGATCTTTCCGGCTGTGAAGCTCCTTTCCCCGAATCTGAACTTGGCCGTGCTCTTTCCGATAAAACTTTCAGCTTGTACCACCGCCTCAAACAAGCTAAAGAATTAGAACTTGCCGCAATCGAGGGTCTCGAAAGCTGTCCCAGTTGCCCTTATTCTGCCATTATTGAGAATCCGGATGAGAAGCTGTTTAGGTGTATGAACGAGATTTGCGGGCAAGTCACATGTAGGAAATGCAGGAGAAAGGAACATATCCCCAAAACTTGTGAAGGTGAATCCGACCTCATCTATCTTAAATTGTTGGGAGGATTGCGGTGACTGACTGAAGCGTTAGAGATGGACAAGGAACGAAATCTTGACCGCCGACATGCAGTAGAGGATGCCATGTCTACAGCTCTTATCCGAAATTGCCCCAAGTGTACAAAACCATTCATCAAAGATTCAGGGTAAGTCGAATGTTTCTTTTgattgaagaaaaaaaaaggaaaaagaaaaaaaagcatAGAGCTAACCTTGACCAACAGATGTAACAAAATTGTTTGCACGACTTGCAGGACCATGTCATGTTACATCTGTCGTAAAATCATTAAAGGGTGAGTGAAACGCAATTCAAAATCGGTTCAAGCATATGTAACTGACgttcatcatcaagctATGAACATTTTGATCGTCAACGTCCCAATTATAATGCGGCTCCGGACAAAGGAAAATGTCGTCTGTGGGATTCTGATGCCAACCCGGATGAGGAAGCTGTGAGTATATTCTTTTCCCCTAATCGTTTAGTATTCAATTTAATTTCTTTCACACAGATCAGAGCAGCGAGAGACGCAGCGGCGGCAGAAGTAATGgctgcagcagcagccgAAGGCGATCAAGTCAATGCAGAAGAACTCAATGTTGACATGCCTGAAGCTCGCCCCGGCCATTCTGCCATCGGGAACCGTCACTTAGCAATACCGGCCAATATACCCGGTaagcctttgcctttgcctttgctATAAACGCCTCGCACATTGCTGACCAGCTATCATCAGAAGCGAATCGTTTAGCTGCGCTCTTGCCTAATGATGTCGATATCCAACCTATACTGCAGCTTGACGCAAGACTGAGACAGTTGCGTCAGGAGCGGGCAGACCGAGCCAACCAAATTCCGGCCGCTCAGCAGCATGCTAACGTTGCTTTGAACAATTATAATGGACATATCAGACAACACGAGGAAAACATCGCTCGGATGATCAACGCTGCCTTGGCTCGTGCTCGTCCTGGTGCGCGTAAGTCAATGTTCCATTCCCTgttgacttttttttcgctTGTCTAACCCGTATCGTGCCTTTATCACACCATTGCCTCTAGCAGCTATAGTACCACCCGCAGGCCCCGAGTTCAGGCCGGCAGTCCCGGTTATACCAGCAAGAGCTGCAGCTGATCCAGCTGCAAGAATTATCGCACCTTTGCCGGCGAGAGcggcaagaagaggtggaggtaGAAGATGATCTTATAAAAAATTAAGTCGCTCTAGATTAAAAAAGAGTCATACTGTTGTAGATCTACTATACGTAACGTGATTTTAGCATTTTTTCTTCTAGGTATTCACGCTATGTTCATTATCATTGTTTGGCATGCATATCATGTACATTGAATCTTGACGCTAATAGCTTAATCTCCCCCATTTGAGTGTTGCGATAGTAGAGCCTTGTTGATAATGGTCAGCTGCAGCATAAATATCATATGATGAGAAAATCATGAAGCACTCACTTTTCGAAATCTTGCACCCACTCCGCAAAGTCTCTTCTTAGCCCCGGTAGCCTTTCCTTGGGCATCTCAAACTGCAAGCATTCTCCTACCAGTTCAGAGAACCGAGCAAAGTGCCTGTAATGTGCCGAAGGAAGACAACCATCCAACAGGTTGGAGGCATGATAGAGCAACCAGAATGACCAGCTGTCTGCCGTGCAACGTTGCCTATTCTCGACGAAGTTGGGCGGTCGAGAACCAAAACAGGAGGGAATAGAAGCACCGCATGCCGCGGTGGCCCTCCCAAGGTCttcccacttcttcttcggaaTGACAAAAACGTCCTGCTCCATCCCTTTGACATCACCGCCAAAGAGACTGACCAGAGTCTGCAAAACGTTCTCGAAGATGAGGTGCATGAAGTCGGTAGGAAAGGATAAGGTGGATTCTATAGCTGGAAGCTTATAGAATATCGACGCACCTTTATACCATACTCGGGAGGGAGCGGTTACGATCAATCTGCTCTGCGAGATGAAAGAATCATGCGaccgaagaggaaagagaatgGGTCGTAGTCGATTTTTTCGGGATGTATATGggatggggaaagaggtgaATAAAAGGTCCTGGAGGTCTCCTGGCAGAAGACCCGCACACAACACTTCTTCCACATGGACTCTCATTTCAGGGGGGAGATTGAGGTTGAATAAAATGATTGGCCATGTGGTGGATGAAACGCCGTCGAATGGCGAAAATCCATCGGTCGACATCGACAACGTATGCAAGAGCATATGTACCTGAAGGACACAGACATGGAGACAGCTGGATTATCACGGTAGTAAAGCCTTATTGATGATGGTCAGCTGCAGTATGAATATTATACAACGAATGAGAAAATCATGAAGCACTTACTTTTCGAAATCTTGCACCCACTCCACAAAGTCTCTTGTTAGCCGCGGTAACCTATCCCTGGGCATCTCAAGCTACAAGCATCCTCGCACCAGTTCAAAGAACCGAATGAGGTGCTTGTAGTGTGCCGAATGAAGGCAATCATCCAGCAAGATGAGGGCCAGAAAGAGCAACCAGGTGGCCCTACGTACGTATGTAGGTTTCTTTTTACGTACTTTATATGCAGTCAGTAGACTGGTGGTGGAACACTTGActtgcctccacctcgtTCCTGACGGTATTGTCCGCTTGTTGAGATTTTGCTGCAGCAGCTTCAAGTCGCCCGCCGCACTGTAACAAGGACTAAACGCATTTTGTCACCTTGCTCAGTTATTTTATCTACCAGATTTTCTAACATAGTTCATTCAAACGATATGTCTGTACCCTCTCTCAAGTCGGCACTTAAAAAGCCCACAAAGTCTTTCGACACTCCCCCCGCTGGACCCTCAAAACTGTCTGTCGCAGCAGCTGTCCCAGAGAAGTCCAAGGCCAAGGCCAAACAAAGTGTTTCGATCGCCGAAAAGCCTCAGCGTTTACGCGGCCCTGATCTTGAGAGTGAAAGTGAAGGGAATGCGAGTGGATTCGAGGATGAGAGTGCGTCCGAGGTTGAAgtggacgaagatgaggagatgaacaccgatgaggagattgagaaggccaaggagggCAAGCCCAAGAAGTCAACAAGTGAGCGTTATGATCATTTATGAAGTGAATCTTAACTAATTCTCGGTTAGAACGAAAGAAGGCACCCACAACTGCCGCCGATTTTGGCGCCACTCTTACATCTCTTTTGGCTGACCCGCTCACCAAATCGAACAAAAAAGCCAAGACTGCTGATTCCACCAAAaaagctgctgctgccccCATTCTCGCACTCTCAGCACACAAGCTACCAACTAAGGCTTCTGTATCTTTAGAAGCCAAAGCAAAAAGACAACTCAAGgccgaaaaggaagagaaggaggacaGGGCAAGAGTGCAGAATGTCTTGGAAGGTTGGAGTGGTGATGGCGTCGTTGGTGGGCAAGAATTTGAGAGAAATTTGAGGAAGACCGCTCAGAAAGGCGGTAAGTACTATGATTGATCTTCAGCCATGGTGATATGCTAACCAGTCTTCACAGTGGTTAAGCTTTTCAACGCTATCCTCGTGGCTTCCAAGAACGCCGAAGCTGCTCAGACTACTCTATCCGAAAAGGCCAGACTCAAGCCCGAAGcggccaagaagaaggagaaggacaaCATCCTAGGCCGAGgtggaaaggaggatgtgTTGACCAAGGAAAGCTTCTTGGAGATGGTCAGAAAGGGAAGCAGCAAGTAATTCGTCAGCCTAATGTGTATTTTGATGTGTACAATGCATAGATGTGTACAAACATGACGGCGCACTTTGTGACTTTCACTATCGCTAGCCATAGATGTGATTTCATCAAAATCCCATGTTCTTGACGATGTAATTGATCAACCTTTCGACGTCAGGAAGAGGCTGCCTATCTCCCTCTCTATCACCGCTACCATTACTGCCAACATGGTCGCTCGACCAAGATGAAGCAATTATAATCTCAATTTCAGCTTTgcgatgaagatgcagcATGTGGCTCAGCTCCCGCCTGGTGTTGAAGTCAGTATTGTCAAGAAGCATACACCGACTTACTTCCACTCAACAGGCAGTGTCTGGTGATCTCTGAGCATGCTCATAGCCTGTTGTGATGGGTTTGTCAGTTGTTGAGTTTCTTTTACACATTTAGTATATACCATTTGAATATCCGATTGCTCTAGAGGTATGAGATGGTCGTAACTGATGTGGAGACTTTATCATGTAAATTGATCGCCACGTCTTCGCGAAAGACCTTACATACTCGCTCCAGTGGGAAGCCCTCAGTCCCAGCCATTGCACTCTATCCCCCAGGGGTAGATCTCCGTAATCAGTCGAGTATGCGTTCGCTTTGGATCCATACATGTAAGTTGAGAGTATTTTGAGTCCATGTGGGTCCGCGTCCACCAAAGCGTACATCTTTACACTATACCGCACATCAGTTTTAGCGGCTCAGTCATCAGTGCAAAGCACTTGCCATGGAAATGTGTCAGCAATTAGGCGCAATATCTGGCGTGTAGCAAGGTCCGGAAAGCCTTTGCCCTATTAACGGGTCAGTAGGCAAACATTAAACATGCGGCATAAACTTACAGTAATGAGAACACCATGGCCAATCCTTTCATCTTGAAGAATACCAGCACCACAAAGACTCTGAAAAATTGCCTGACTTCATTAGCTCGTATGGCTTAGTAGAACGCTTACATCTTTTTCAACGATAAGTACCCAGTCAAGCCCGTTTGGTGCCTCAATAACGTCAATCTTCTCTGCAGGGTCGACAAGGTTAGCCCGGGTTGCCGAGAGGATTATTTCGTCTCCTGTACGATAACGAATGACGAGCGAAGATGAGGCGATAAGACCCTTTGCCGAAGCGCACTAATCATGCTTGTAAGGGCAATTGGAAGTCAATATTGTGACGGCAAAAACGAACGACATAGAagtccctccttctcagccCCGCCGTCGCTACCAGATCATCAACTATCTACAAGTTACGAATGAGCAAATACTCAAGGCAGGTGATCACCAGCAACAAACCTTGTCTACGACCGGCTGCCGCTCAAACAGTTGCTTGTCCCGATAATACACATCTCTGGCGAGGAGTTGGATACACTGGGAATTTTGCTCTTAATGATACACTCACCTCAGCGTAATGACATTTCTATCCAATATTGCCTCATACAAAGTTGAAGCAACACGCATAATGCAGGCTACATATGTCAACCGTGAAGCGTTGATTGTAAGGCATCACAGTTACTCATTCTCATTATGGAGCTCTGTCTGTCAGGACTTTGCAAAGGGCTATCAGGCAACATGATCGCTTGATAGGAGCTATTGCCAATGAGTTTATGGATATAGCACACAATGAATCTTACCCAGATTTCCTGTTCTTTAGCGATATTGTCACTCCAATTTTCCCCGTCTCTAAACACTGGTCtgtctcttttttttgctcGGCCTCGGCGGCGTAAATTTTTCGTCTTTTGAGCCCTTTTAACTCTTTTTTGTGAACCTTTGAGGTTTCATGCGAGAAAATTGTTCCCAACGAGGTTGAAATTTGTTCGAGGAAAGACAATACTATGGACTGGAGAAACTTTAGAGCATTTTCCCTATAAGGCGAACTTAAGTCTTGTTTTTGAAACGTTTGGGATCTAACACACCTT
The Cryptococcus neoformans var. neoformans JEC21 chromosome 8 sequence genome window above contains:
- a CDS encoding endodeoxyribonuclease, putative — protein: MLRTMPSLAQSSPTHQSFSALPSPSYSGSPAHHMDKEDKDILLVEGKNSCHRIDLSGSSEDSGRDTIQVDDDSGDEDDLVWALIADDLNSDASTHDIEDRNEEAQEALFEQLIRRTEAMRNPATQTASLQTQFEVSDDDENDFVIDEPYSESLIEDGIQVSDEGRENALKFLQSIVLSFLEQISTSLGTIFSHETSKVHKKELKGLKRRKIYAAEAEQKKETDQCLETGKIGVTISLKNRKSGSYQAIMLPDSPLQSPDRQSSIMRMTCIMRVASTLYEAILDRNVITLRDVYYRDKQLFERQPVVDKIVDDLVATAGLRRRDFYVCASAKGLIASSSLVIRYRTGDEIILSATRANLVDPAEKIDVIEAPNGLDWVLIVEKDAIFQSLCGAGILQDERIGHGVLITGKGFPDLATRQILRLIADTFPCVKMYALVDADPHGLKILSTYMYGSKANAYSTDYGDLPLGDRVQWLGLRASHWSDLHISYDHLIPLEQSDIQMAMSMLRDHQTLPVEWKRELSHMLHLHRKAEIEIIIASSWSSDHVGSNGSGDREGDRQPLPDVERLINYIVKNMGF
- a CDS encoding proteasome subunit alpha type 5, putative, yielding MFMTRSEYDRGVNTFSPEGRLFQVEYAMEAIKLGSTTVGITTPHGTVLAVEKRVPSPLLESSSIEKIMEIDSHIGCAMSGLTADARTMVEHARVTSQMHAFTYDEPIGVESCTQAVCDLALRFGESVEDDDALMSRPFGVALLIAGIDEKGPQLYHTDPSGTFVRYEAKAIGSGSEAAQQGLQDAYHKQMTLAEAQSLALKVLKQVMEEKLDESNVQLAQVTKEKGFEILGEQALKGVIETLA